Sequence from the Pyrobaculum neutrophilum V24Sta genome:
GGGGGCGAGGCCGACTTGGATACTATAGTAGAGGAGGCTCTAAAAATAGGCATCCCGCCGCCGGTTGCCACTAGGCTTCTGATGCGCCTGGTGGAGAAGGGCAGGGCGAGGGTGATCTGCGCCCCGTCTATCCGATACCGCGCCGTATGATCTTTATACTCAGCTTCTGGGGGCTCCTAGCCGAGAGAGTTGACTTCTGGGAGGTGTGGCGTAATGTGTTGGGCAGACGCGACCTCGTGGAGGAGGTCTCCTGGTTCGTGGAGGAGGTGAACGCGGCTGGGTACGAGGTGCCTCTCCAGGCCGTGGCCAGGCTTTTTGCGAAGAGGGCAGGCGGCGACCCGCGGGAGCTCGCCGGGCGGTTTGTGGAGGAGGTGTCTGCGCGCCTCGCCCCAAGGCCCTGCGCTGTAGATTTCCTCAGGTGGTTGAGGGGGAGGTGGAGGTTCGCGGTCCTCTCCAACACCCCCTGTAGATGCTTCCCCCGGCTCTTCCTGGAGAGGTGGGGGGTGGAGGCGGATC
This genomic interval carries:
- a CDS encoding HAD family hydrolase, translating into MIFILSFWGLLAERVDFWEVWRNVLGRRDLVEEVSWFVEEVNAAGYEVPLQAVARLFAKRAGGDPRELAGRFVEEVSARLAPRPCAVDFLRWLRGRWRFAVLSNTPCRCFPRLFLERWGVEADLVATSDVLLRRKPSKAVFRYVLGRLGVEPHEAVYVGDGEEDLGAMGLGLFTIMVGSRGGHLDFPTLCEAWSWVRANLAKS